A genome region from Conger conger chromosome 16, fConCon1.1, whole genome shotgun sequence includes the following:
- the fbxl16 gene encoding F-box/LRR-repeat protein 16, which produces MLNMSTPGDLKPPCVTRNGMVKLPPQPNGLGSASITKGTPAAKNRLCQSSSVPTILPPPGLPYHADPLPTAASLLGPDPDRISPTSAQPPLRRFPKLLGEGQLVLDEKVLNRLLWYFSTAEKCTLAQVCKTWRKVLYQPKFWDAVTPILHAKELYNLLPSGEKQFVSLQAFALRGFQSFCLVGVSDLDICEFIDNYPLSKKGVKSVSLKRSTITDAGLEVMLEQMQGLVHLELSGCNDFTEAGLWSGLNARLTSLSVSDCINVADDAIAAISQLLPNLADLSLQAYHVTDTAMAYFTAKQGHTTRTLRLHSCWEITNHGVVNMVHSLPNLTALSLSGCSKITDDGVELVAENLRKLRSLDLSWCPRITDVALEYIACDLHKLEELVLDRCVRITDTGLGYLSTMSSLHSLYLRWCCQVQDFGLQHLFGMRSLRLLSLAGCPLLTTTGLSGLIQLQDLEELELTNCPGATAELFKYYSQHLPRCMVIE; this is translated from the exons ATGCTGAACATGTCCACCCCTGGTGACCTGAAGCCCCCGTGTGTGACGAGGAACGGCATGGTCAAGctccccccccagcccaacgGCTTGGGCTCTGCCAGCATCACCAAGGGAACCCCGGCTGCCAAAAACCGCCTGTGCCAGTCTTCCTCCGTGCCCACCATCCTGCCCCCACCCGGCCTTCCGTACCACGCTGACCCACTCCCCACCGCCGCCTCCCTGCTGGGGCCTGACCCAGACCGGATCTCCCCTACCTCCGCCCAGCCCCCGCTCCGCAGGTTCCCCAAGCTGCTGGGAGAGGGTCAGCTGGTGCTGGATGAGAAGGTCCTGAACCGGCTGCTGTGGTACTTCTCCACTGCCGAAAAGTGCACCCTTGCCCAGGTGTGCAAGACCTGGCGCAAGGTGCTGTACCAGCCAAAGTTCTGGGATGCGGTGACTCCCATCCTGCACGCCAAGGAGCTATACAACCTGCTGCCCAGTGGGGAGAAGCAGTTTGTCAGCCTGCAGGCCTTTGCCCTCAGGGGCTTCCAGTCCTTCTGCCTCGTGGGCGTCTCTGACCTGGACATTTGCGAATTCATCGACAACTACCCCCTGTCCAAGAAGGGTGTCAAGTCTGTCAGCCTCAAGAGGTCTACCATCACAGATGCCGGCTTGGAG gtgatgCTGGAGCAAATGCAGGGGCTGGTGCACCTGGAGCTGTCGGGCTGTAACGACTTCACGGAAGCAGGGCTGTGGTCGGGCCTGAACGCGCGCCTGACCTCGCTGAGCGTCAGCGACTGCATCAACGTGGCGGACGACGCCATCGCCGCCATCTCGCAGCTGCTGCCCAACCTGGCGGACCTGAGCCTGCAGGCCTACCACGTGACCGACACGGCCATGGCCTACTTCACCGCCAAGCAGGGCCACACCACCCGCACCCTGCGCCTGCACTCTTGCTGGGAGATCACCAACCACGGCGTGGTCAACATGGTGCACAGCCTGCCCAACCTGACCGCCCTCAGCCTGTCCGGCTGCTCCAAGATCACCGACGACGGCGTGGAGCTGGTGGCCGAGAACCTGCGCAAGCTGCGCAGCCTGGACCTGTCCTGGTGTCCGCGCATCACCGACGTGGCGCTTGAGTACATCGCCTGCGACCTGCacaagctggaggagctggtgctCGACCG GTGTGTCCGGATCACTGACACAGGGTTGGGCTACCTATCCACCATGTCGTCCCTCCATAGCCTGTACCTGAGGTGGTGTTGCCAG GTGCAGGACTTTGGGTTACAGCACCTGTTTGGCATGCGGAGTCTGCGCCTTCTGTCCCTCGCAG GGTGCCCCCTGCTGACCACCACTGGCCTATCAGGTCTGATACAACTGCAggacctggaggagctggagcttACCAACTGCCCTGGGGCTACCGCCGAACTCTTTAAGTACTACTCCCAGCACCTGCCCCGCTGCATGGTCATCGAGTAG